Genomic window (Ictalurus punctatus breed USDA103 chromosome 16, Coco_2.0, whole genome shotgun sequence):
taccgattattggccgatacatcggtgcatctctaatctatatccatctatggAAAAACAGACATTTCCAGTGAGTGAGGGTTTGTTCCAATTCTTCAAATCACTGCCgataaatgtactgtaaatattcCATGTCCAGTGTGTAAGCAGACTAGTTCAGAGAGCTAACATTAGCCATCAGCCGATAATCTCTGCACTAGCTAGTGAACTACGTTACGCATCTAACATTCTTTGACAGTATTCACAAAATAGAACTATAACTAGACACTTTCTAAGTCACAGTAATAATGACAAATTCATAACgacacacacaaaagaacacCCTCCCATGACAATGTTCGGGCAGAACAATAGATGGCAATATTTCCCCATCCCCAGTAATTGAACTTTTGCTCCACTGATTTGCCGGAGCAGTCAGAGAGACTGAGAATAAATGACACAAAGTTTAAGTTATTTTAGAAACCTAAAAGGTTCATGCCttttgaaaaaaacatttgggGCTGGAGCCCCAGAAGCCACCTCCCTGCCCTGCCGCTGGttgtctctgtccatctgtgtgTCCATATAAGCTTCTCTTTAGCACAATATCTCAAGAATGAGAATGTTCACAAAATTCATATtataaccagcagatgaactagTTAGATTTTgtaattgatccaaacaggctCAAGGtcatagcatggtcaaaaaatTTATCTTCAATATCTTCCTTACAGACATGTTTATGCTCAAGtagaatttcattttttttttttttttttttaaatctgcatGGTTTGAGTTGATTTTGTAGAAAATCAGATGAATGGTCTAGGAGGAGTTTTGAATTTttcaaaaaattcaaaatggcaggcAGGAAGCTTGGCAGACCATGGCATAATTGGGATCATTGTTCTTGGCATTACCCACAGAATCTATCAATACCGGCATCATGACAATAATTAATCAAAAgctattataatttttttgaagctgcattataatttttatgACCTGAACCTTGACTTACCCATTTTCGTAACAGTAAACCAAGGCGTTCgttaaatacagcattttacatataataaaaaatggCAGACAGCTAAAATGGCCGACAATTGTAATATCATTACTCACTATGGCCCAAAGAAGCTAACAAGACCAGTTTCATGATTTTATAACAAAGCattcagaagttataagcaaaaatgtgcttttttcatATCTCATGAACAGTAGGTGGTGCTGTTCCCTAGCTGTGCACATATCCTCAAGTCAGGATGGCTATTCAGTTTGGTCTGAATATGCTAAAGCATTATGGAGATATAGCCTCATGTCCATTTTGGCATGCTTGCTGTCAAACTCGTTTGCGTGTTAATCAAGAATGGTTTGACTAATCATACACAAACATATGAGCGGACATTAGTAACTACTTTACAAGTCAAAGTGTAAAtcacttaaaatattttctcaaTTTCTAATGTGTAGAGTCAacaataatggtaataataatacttaactTAGCCATAAATGTTTTTCCTCAGTGTTCTTGTGGAATGCATCAATGTGttattttatgaacgctttGAATAGGCATATGTTGCTGTCTCTGTAGACTGCTTTTATGTACCCACCAATGTCAAAATCAAACCTacggcctgtgtgtgtgtgtgtgtgtgtgtgtgtgtgtgtgtgtgtgtgtgtgtgtgtgtgtatgtatcataccagtctctgagtattgaggagtctgatggcttggggaaAGAAGTTGTTACACAGTCTAGCCATGAGGGTCCAAATGCTTCGATATCTTGTTCCAGATGGaaggagggtgaagagtttgtGAGGGatgtgtggggtcatccacaatgctggcaGATTTGcagatgcagtgtgtggtgtggaAGGAAGAGAGACCCCAATGATTAtctcagctgtcttcactatGCACTGCAGGGTCTTGTTATCCGATACAGTGCAATTTCCCActagacagtgatgcagctgatCAGGttgctctcaatagttcctctgtagaatgttgtgaggatgaggggtgggagatgTGCTTTTTTCAGACTTTGCAGAATATAGAGATGCTGCTGTGCCTTCTTagttatggagctggtgttgagggaccaggttgAGTTCTCCGCCTGgggaacaccaaggaatttggtgctAGTGACGATCTCCATGGAGGAGCCATCAGTGTTCAGTGGAGAGGGGTCACtccgtgctctcctgaagtcaacaaccatctccttttttttgtccacattcagacacgggttgttggctctgcaccagtctgTTAGCcgctgcacctcctctctgtatggtGTCTCAtcattcttgctgatgagacccaccaccATTGTGTCATTGGAGAACTTGATGTGATTTGAGCTGTGCATTACTACACAGTTCTGAATCAGCAGAGTGAatagcagtggactgagcacacagccctgggggggCCCTGTGCTCAGTGTGGTGTTGCTGGAGATAATGTTCCCAATCCGGACTGTCTtaaggtctcccagtcaggaagtccaggatccagttgcagagggaggtATTCAAGCCCAGCAGGTTCAACTTTCCAATCAGTTGCTGAGGAATGTTtttgttgaatgctgaactgaagtctatgaacagcattcgaaTGTAGGTGTCCGTTTGGTCCAAGTGGGTGAGagccagatgtagggtggtggtGAAGGCATCATCTGTTGAGCGGTTGGGACAATGATTTTGTTAAGATTTTGTGTGTCTTTGAAAAGGcagttgctaacaagtggctaagtgggactacagaggttgtccaggacattaaacatcatcacaccAAACAGGAAAACTCCTCTACTACAGCCTCATTGTATTTCTACTTGTGtgcttgcaaactattccaacttaAATTTCCAATTTGTAGACATATCAATTTATATTTTCCAATGgtagtgtttttaaaataaagattgaaagaggtGTCCGCAGCATAGCgctggtgacgttgaagtcgtgTGATTGTGGTGTAGCTCATTTATAGCTTAACTTAAGCTTTATACTTCTGGTGATTGTAttcaaaattcattcattatctTCATGAACAAAACGTGCAAGAATCATAAACTTGTGTTGGTCACGGAGCTTATTTTCCACAATAATCTAAAaaccaatggaaaaatcctattggatatttgtcgagggaaccaggggTCGAGGGAACCAGGATGCTAATGTCTGGGTTGGCCTACAAATATAAGAAAATGTCAATCCATTCCACTCAGTATGCCCCGCATCTATTGAGACCAGGTTCATGATCTTATGACTGAGCATTaagaagttataagcaaaaatgagattttttcaTATCTTGTAACACTAGGTGGTGCTATTCTGAAACTGTGCATTTACCCTCAAGTCATAATGACTATGACATTTACTAAGTTTGGCCTAAATACGCTAAAGCTTTATGGAAATATGGCCTCATGTCCATTTTGGCACCCTCGCCATcaaatttgtttgtgtgttatatgaGAATGCTTTGACAAATAAATTTCCcttcaatatttttttgtctggGTGATCTGAAGATGATCTGATAAGATTTTCGTGAAAATCAGACAAATTGTCTAAACAAATATTCTGTGCATGATTCAAAAAAGTTATAACATCATCAGCGTAAGCATTTAAAATGATTCCTGAACTCTGGGGGAAACCAGGTATAATAAAACCAGACAGTGGTTAAATTAATAAGTAGAGGTCCAATAGCTATGCTATATAATTGCCCAGATAAAGGACAAGCTTACCTGATACCCCTTTAAACTGAAATTGGCTGACTCAACTCATCTCCCACCATAACAATACATGAAGCACCTGCATACAGTAGTTTTGcccatttgaaaaaaaaacaaaaaaaacctttaactAAACCAAAAGCCTTAAGTACATTGAGTAGATATGTAAAGTTTTTAACATAAAAGTTGGATTAATCCCATTAGATCAAGAAAAAGCTTTTTACCGTGCTGATCATGGATATCTAAAATATCTTATCTTAAAAACAAATTGCCCATTATTGTCCTTTCTGGAATACAGTATGTTTGGACAATTTTTAAGCCTTTTATTAAGGCATTTTGATAATATCTTATAATTAGTGATCAGTAATGCCACAGGTCTCCAATTCTTTAAAAGAGACAAATCTCTCTTTTAGGTAAGAAGGATAATATAGCCTGTTGAcatgtcatatatcaaggaggtaactctggacttcagttcccatcagccactgcactgtactacaatatgtcacatgaccacctgcacctgaatcatgtttctgttaacgagcacACATATATAGCCATTATTtgcactgcttctctgtcttacaTTTGTCTTAGACTACCGTTGTCCATGCAACCGTGTATTGAGCCTGTTAGTTTATGTGTAGtccttgccacagtgttttgcattagtcatagtatcttttgtgttttgttggtttatttaatgaaaacgtttaaaatctgcgattgcttccgcatcTACCTTTGAAACGTGACAGAACGGAAGACCTACAACGGAAGCAGCAGATTGCCATGAAGTACCTGGGCTTCAATCTACCACCTATGTTCACGGGGAACTATTCCACGCCACAACAACAGGAGGAGAAGTAACAAACTGAGCCACGTAAGCAGCAGGTCGCCATGAAGTACCTGGGCTTCAACCTACCACCTATGTTCACGGACAACTATGCCACACCATgacaacaggaggaggagtccggGTACAAGTGGGAGTCTGTGGTCTGGGCTAGTAccatctccctccctccctccctccctccctccctcccctataaTAGATCTAGGTCAGCAAACGGAGTCAGCGGAGAACAAAAGTCAGCCTCCATGCTTGTCTGAGGACGCCACCCAGCTTTtcggttcagctgaggacgtcgctcaatCACCCAGGTTGGCTGAAGATGTCGCTCCATGTCCTGACATACCCAAGTGCTCCCCTCTGTTCGCCAACCCTGTGCACAATGCCGCTGTGCTTGCCAGCTCCGCTGAAGAAGGCACTCCACTTTTCTGCCCGGcggaggacatcgctctgccttcctgctcggctgaggacgccaCTCTGCCtttctgttcagctgaggacgtcgctctgccttcctgctcggctgtggacgtcgctctgccttcctgctcgggtgaggtcatcgctctgccttcctgctcaacTGAGGttgtcgctctgccatcctccttcgctgaggacgttgctctgcctccatgttccacTGAAGACGTCGTTCCTCAACTTTGCTGTACACCatatgtcactcccccttcctgctccacagagggcatcgttcccccctcatgctctgcagagagcatcgttcctccctttggcctcGCAGAGAACCTCGCTTCCCTCCCTGGCCTCAcagagaacctcgctcccctctatgGCCTCGCGGAAATCTTGAAGCTTCCCTTGGGCCTCGCAGAGAACGtcgctcccctctcctgtctTCTGGAGGAAGTTGTCCCGCTGTCCTACCACACAGACGTcactctgagctccagccctgctgaggaggtcgctctgagctccagctccactgtggatgtcgctctgcttacctgttcctctgaggatgtcgctctgcttacctgttccgctgaagacgtcactctgctttcctgttccgctgaggacgttgctcagcgtacctgttccgctgaggacattgctctgcctACCTGTTACACTGAGGACGTTGTGTTGCTTTcttgttccgctgaggacggcACTCAGTCTCCTAGttctgctggggacattttgcccaaggggccaggaccaccagatggagggagAAGCGCCCTTTGGGAGGGGGGGATTCTGTCATATAACAaagaggtaactctggacttcacttcccatcagccactgcattgtactacaatatgtcacatgaccacctgcacctgaatcacggttctgttaatgagcacacttatatatagccattgtttgcactgcttctctgTTTTACGTTTGTCTTAGACTACCGTTGACCATGTTACTGTGTGTTGATCCTGTCAGTTTATGTTTAGTGCTTGTCACAGTGTTttgcattatttaataaaaatgtttaaattctgcgattgcttccgcatcTACCTTTGAAACGTGACATGACAGGACATGGGTAAATGGCCATCTCTGCTGCATTCACTGAAGACCTCCTACAGATCCTCTCCAATGAAGTTCCAATAGTGCTTGTAAAATTCAGATGGCACGCCATCAATTCCAGGAGACCATCCTTGAGCCAGATTGACCAACTGCAGCAGTAAGTTCTTAAAAGGATACATCAGTGTCCAGAGCAGCTTTTGAGTCAGAGTCTAGTTGAGGCAGTTCTTGAAGGAGCTTTGCAGCACAGTCAGCATCACAATGCCACATAGAGACTAGCATAAAAGTCCACTGCATGGTGACACCCTTTCATTCAAAAAAGACCCAGATTATTTTTgtctcccccttttttttcctgttgcaAATTAATAAGTAACATAGGATCCTGTCTGCCCAATAATTCTGAATCAAGGGCAGATATGTCTTCAAGAATTTGATTACGTTTCTCTTAACCGCTTAGTTAACAGTTTACTGCTGATAAAACAATCTTATATTTGTCTTCCCAATTTCCCACCGTTCTTTAATTTTCAAAAatgccttttttattttccagtgCTGCCAGAACTTCTCAAAATGTGCACACGTTTTTATATTGGAGTAATTTGGTATTGAAGTAACATGGACTTCTTTGAAATCTGGgacatatttattataacagaaacCAAATGAGGGACAGTAAGCCCACTGGAATGACTGGACAATCAATGACCCTAATACTAAATTTGTTAGGCACATAAATCCTGTCTTAGCGGCCAGCACTGATTCTATTATCAGTAACTTTTACCCAATTATCTTGTCTCACATTTGGATATTTAATCCTCCAAATATCTAAGAGGTCAGCCTCTCTAACTAATTTGGATACATGAGTAGAAGTCTGTATATGAGGTTCTTCAGAGTTACAATCCAAAATAAAATCTTCAGTGCAATTCCAATCTCCTCCAATGATAACATTATCATCATTAACACACTGTATTAAAACATCACTTAACACATTAAAAAAGCTAATCCAAGCATCCTACACAGCAGAAGATTGAGACATAGCCTTGTGGACCACTTCTAGTCCTGGTTCATTTGTCACTATCTGCCAGGACTCCAATGATGGCTGAAATGGAGGGAAACCTCTGACAATCTTGGTATTGgtcaaatgtttttaataattgatCCAAATCTCCCACAAGCACTTTGGCCTGATGGCAAGGTGACCAACCATGCCAGCAATCAATATTGAGCCAGATACAGAGGTGAAGAAGTCTGCATTGTTCTTACATTTGTCTAGCACTGTTTGCCCACACTGCTCAGAGTTTTACAAGTTCAGTacctgaaatgaagaaaaagtgtgtcaTATTCATACATAGTGACACACACCATTTAACATCTCTTTAACATTAATAGTTATGCATTTGAGGAAAACTGGTATTGTTTGTGCAGTTAGAAGTTGCCATAGCAACTAGcccaaaaaaagttttcttcGAGCAGGTGTGCTTTGACCATAAACTGCACACCAGGGATGGCACCTCTACTCCAAAAGTGGTAAGGCATATTTGGATGCTTTTATTGATATTTAAGAAAATTTGAGCTGTTAATGATATTTAAACTAGATATCATGTGTCACAACAAATACTTATCATATGTCAAGCAAATattctttaaattaattttattaaacagtaaagaacCCTCAACATCTCAGTGTTTGCTTCCTTATACAATACTAGGGTTAACTCCGTTACATTCAACTTCTATGGAAAATTGTAGAACAGGGAcatccaatcttatccagaaaagGTCTGGTGTGAAAAGCAAAATAATCAAAGTAATCTCAGTCTGGTATATGGAGGTctgattataatacaataacaggGCACAACACATCTTTTAATGAACATCAGAGTAGTTTGTTGTGACCCCCACAGgcttcattttgtattttactCCTCAGGCAGCTCCTAACATCAAAAAATAAGTTAGCAAATTTAGATAGCACTAattctaaaatgttttaaaaatttcaaGACATGTTCATGGTCCACACTAGGCTGTTTGTCACTGTAGtaactgtttgttttgttaaacaTATTTCCACCAAGCTTTACTTACTTTATTTGAAGAATATAATTGCATATGTCAATTAAAATATTGCAAAGTTAGTGATTCAAAGTGATACTGACTCAACACATGATTATTAAGCACCAGTGAGTGCCAAAATGTATTGTAAGATACAGAAGTATTGAACTACAGAAGTATTGTATACAGAGAAGTGTTTGGGCTCCGATGCTCCAGTTAAAACTAAGAATTGACGTGTCAGGAGAATATCAACACCTAAATGCAATTTAAATATGTGAACGAGGTTAAATGTTACTGAGATTAGCTAGTTGTTTCCCCAGTGGTGTACAGTGTCCCTAAACAATATTGTCACGAAATGAAGGTGAcaacggaagcaagtgcaggttaggcAGATTTAATCACAACAAGTACAAGGGTAAGGCAGAAATCCATAGTCAAAAAataggcagaggtcaggcaatcaggcaaAACAAGGCAGGGCAGAGAATCGAAGTCCATAGCGTAAACGAGGGTAAAAACTCAGAATGGCAAAACACGAAAACAAGGCTTGGACAATGACAGAGACTAGGCAGCTGAACGTTTACTTCGCAAAGTTCAAATGTTCACAagtgtgaggaattagcccggggaagggcggcgtacagacccacaggaggcaGAAGAACGTTCACAAACGGTGGTTTATTGGTGCAAGGGTGAAGTGAAGGGATGAGTGCGGGGCTTGTGGAGGTGTGATTGCTGGTGTAgcctactcgtggcggaggcgggattcccgagacGGGGGCgagggttttcccgggccggcgtcctccgtagGTGGGACTTTCACCACCCGGCGATCTCGTCCGCGCTTGCACCTtttgtggagagagagagagagagagagagagagagagagagagagattagcgtggggcgtgaggttaccgtcgtgctCGGTGATTGCGAGTCGCTATGTCGCTGgaaaacacgcacggagtccgtcttgtCGCTACGGTATTCTCTTCTCTCGTAcagccggaagcgcgcccttttatctcccctgccgtcgcctgagtggtggaatttctccGTTGggtccgccaatcgctggccggagtcgcgtcagtcccgccccGCCGcgacggtccttccggctggtgGAATGTTCGGCacgaagctgcccacgtcgtgccggtgcggcagttggagaaggagcgatttccttcttgtGTGCACCGGCTCTCTGCCCGTTGCGACAACAAGGTCTCTTATAAACTGtgttgtgagtttgtgtgtgagattgggtgcaggtgtgtgtagtcagaactccagagactgtgagcgtgtgtgtgtacagaaagtgtagtcctcttcagCCATGTCTGTAGTTTGTGGTGCCTCCTGGGAAATATATTTGCTGGTTTGCAGTGATATGACAGTGCATAGACTAGGGTCAAGGATGTCCTGAGATGGaacccagcactgttcctctgGCCCATAACCAAGTGGTACTGCCGTGGCTAGTGGGCCTGGGATGACTGGTTTGAGGCGCGAGACATGGAATGATGGGGCTATGCGGCCGTGTCTCGGTAAGTCCAGCTTGTACATAACCTCGTTGATCTGTTTGATGATCCTGAAGGGTCCAATGTATCTTCAGTTGAGTTTTTTGCACGGGTATGGTTGTTTTAGATCCTTGGTGGAGAGCCACACTCTGTCACCTGGTTGGTACTGGGGGTGTTCACTGCTGGGGGTGTTCACTGTTTCAGCCTTTTGTTTGTAGGTGTGCGTAATTTGCACTAGGCATTGGTGTATGCTCTCCCAAACTTGTTCACTTCTTCAGAACCATTGGTCAACAGATAGGGTGTCGCTTTCCATGGAAATAGAGGCGGCTGGTAGCCTAAGATGCACTGGAATAGTCACTGAGTGACGTAGGGAGTTCTGAGCATACTCAGCTCCTAATTGGCTCGTTCCACTTGATCATTAGCCTGTGGATAGTAACCTGAGGTTAGATTGATGGTGATACCCATCTTTTCCATGAAACTGGACCAGATTCTGGATATGAATTGCAGACCCCGATCACTGAGAATCTCCTCCAGTATTCCAAAGTACCTGAATACGTGCTGGAACAGTAGTTCAGCAGTTGTGAAGGCCGACGGGCTGGTGGGCAGTGAAATGAGATGCAGGGACTTCGAAAATTGATCAGCAGTCATTAAGATGGTAGTGTTACCTTGAGACTCTGAAGCTAAAGCTTGCCCATGGGCAGTGTTCGAGGCACCTTAGACTGAGCACACATTGAGCAAGAGGACACTACGCGATACACCTCCCTTGAcatgttgggccaccagtacttctctcACAACAGGTCGTAGGTGCGGTGAGTACCTGGATGACCAGTGGCAACCACTGTGTGGGCCTAGGAAATGAGCTCCAGCCAGTGCTGCTCAGGAACAAACTGCTTCCCTGGTGGACATGCTGCTAGGATTTGTGACCTTGGTTTGAGGAAGGTGGTAGAATGTACTCCATGTGGTTGTCTCGAATGCCTGTGCTGTGTAGCCGGGAGAGGGCATTGGCTTTGGTATTCTTGGACCCGGGTCTGTAGGACAAGGTGAACTGGAATCGTGAGAAGAAGAGGGACCAACAGGCTTGATGAGGTGTCAGACGCTTGGCTGTACATACATATTCAAAGTTCTTATGGtctgtgaaaatgaaaaagggGTGCATGGCTTCCTCCATTCTTCCAGGGCTAGTTTGACCGCCAAGAGTTCTCTGTTCCCCATATCATAGTTTTGTTCTGCTGGGGAAATTTCTTGGAGAAGGCCACTGGGTGAAGCTTTGGCTTGTCTCCGAACCTCTGTGAGAGGATGACTCTCACTCCTGTGTCTGAGGCATCTGCCTCCACGACAAAGGGCTTGGAAGGATTGGGGTGCTTGAGGATGGAAGTGGTGGTGAATGCTTCCTTAAGTTGATTTAATGCTTCTTGGTTTGCTGGAGTCCAGGTTAGCCGCTTCGGCTTGCCTCGTAGCAGGGATGTTAAGGGTTGTGCTATAGAGCTGAACCCTCTGATAAAACGTTTGTAGAAATTGGCAAAGCAGAAATTATTGTAACTCCTTGACCGTTCCTTGACCGCTCGTGACCACTACCTGCACCTTGCCTTGGTCCATAGTGACTCACTCAGGGCTGATGATGTAGTCCAAGAAGAAGATGGTGTGCTGATGGAACTTCTCTGCTTTGACGTAGAGCTGCTGCTGCAGGAGTCTTTGCTAGACCTGACATACATGGAGGACATTTGGAGTAGATCAAAATGTCGTCGATGTAGGTGATGACACGCCTCCCCAACAGGTCTCTTAGGACGTCATTGATGAGACATTGGAACACTGGGGCACTAGAGAGTCCATATGGCATGACCAGCTACACATAGTGGCCTGAGGTGGTATGAAGGCAGTTTTCTACTCATCTCCCTCCCGTATATGGACCAGGCTGTAAGCACTACAAAGTTCCAGCTTTGTGAAGATGGTTGCTGACCTTACTTTTTCGAGGGCTGTGGGCACAAGTGGCAAAGGATAACGGTACTTGACAGAGCGTTGGTTGAGGCCCTGGTAATCTATGCCTGGCCCAAGGATGCCTCCCTTCTTCTCTACAAAAAAGAAACCAGCCAAAGCGGGGGATGTAGAGGGACTGATGTACCCTTGTTGGAGTGCCTCCTGAATATATTCCTCCATGGCCCACTGTTCTGTCTGTGAGAGTGGATATACCCGCCCCTGAGGTTGGCTGGTTCCAGGCAGCAGCTCAATCGCACAGTCATATTTGCGGTGTGGTCATAGTCCACTTGCTTTCTCCTTGCTAGATACCTCAACGAGGTTATGATACTTGGGTGGAACTTGAACTGGTGCGAATTGGTTGGGATTTTCCACTGTTGTGGCTGCTATCGGGATAACCGGGGCTTGAAGACAGTGTGCATGGCAGTAAGGAGACCAGTGAGTCATTTGTTTGcactctactctgcacactttgcttcttctggaaatcaattaatggatcttgtatggtagcactacttgtattgttctctgcttgatatatcgctttgcttgtatttactcatttgtaagtcgtttctgaataaaagcgtctgctaaatgaataaatgtaaatgtaaatgtcctaATCACAGAAGTTCCCCGCTGCTCCGGAGTCGATCAGTGCTGCGAGAACAGAAGACACCCCTGAGTGTTCAATCATAGCTGGTAGAACGAGGCTTGGTGAGAGAGTAACTGAGATGGACTCACCCTTTGGGAACGAGGTCTGGAGTCCCCACTCTAACCGGTGTGCCCATGACACTTGAGAGGGCACTGTCGGATGAGATGGTTGTCTTCTCCACAGTAAAAGCAGCAAAACTCTCAACGAcgcctctctcttttctccactCTGAGCCGTGCATGTCCCAGCTGCATGGGCTCTGCGGTGGCTCGTTGCACTGTAACACTTTCCTTGTGATGCACTGAATGGCGGCTTTGCAGAAGTCAATCCAGTCAGATGGTGAGGTCAGTGAGAGAATCGAGGGTGAGTTGTTCGTCATGACAGGCCAGCTTCATCACTATTTAaggttaaattatttattattatttatcactaTTTAAGTCCCTGGCAAAACACAATCTTTAGGGCTGGTTCGTTCCACTCACTCCTTGCTGCGATGGTCCGCAACTGGAGGCCATATTCAGCAACACAACATGAACCTTGAGTCATGGTTAGAAGCTCCTCTCCTGTCCCCCTGCCATTGGGAGAGTGATCAAAGACATGCCAGAAACGCGCCGTAAACTGTTCCAAAGAAGAGATGGAATCGCCGCCTTGCTCCCATAAGTCTGTAGCCCATAGCAGAGCGTTCCCGGTTAAGAGTTCCAGAAAATGGGTGATCTTACATGTCTCTGGCATGTCTGCGTTGCTAGTGAAGAACAAGGAGCATTGTAGCAGGAACCCTTTACATCGTGCCGGATCCCCGGCATACATAGGGGTTGAGCACCCCTAAAGCTGTAATCCTAGATATGGAGCTTTCTGTATGTCACCACTTGTCATTATTTAAGAGAATAAAGATGCTGCCAGAGATGGTAGTAGATACAGTCCCCTTCGAAAGTATTCAATGGCAAAGCCaagtcttttgtttttgttgtacaCTGAAGATATTTGAGGTCAGAAGATGAACATAAGAcaataaatcagaatttcaactttcatttACTGATAATTACATATAGGTGCTACTAGATGTTATATGtaaacttagaacatggcacctttggttaCATATCAGACAGTTTTTAAGTAAGCAGAAGTATAGAAACAGATAAACTTAATAACAAATATTAAGTCTTATTTACTTTGTGTtgcttccaataactgcatcatGCCAGCAACCCACTGAcctcaccaaactgttgcattcttcttttgtgatgcttttccaggcttatACAACAGCTTCTTccagttgttgtttgtgttgGGGGTTTCTCTCTCCAGTCTCCTCtttaggaggtgaaatgcatgctcaattgggttaa
Coding sequences:
- the LOC108276837 gene encoding keratin-associated protein 16-1, with translation MPHHDNRRRSPGTSGSLWSGLVPSPSLPPSLPPSPIIDLGQQTESAENKSQPPCLSEDATQLFGSAEDVAQSPRLAEDVAPCPDIPKCSPLFANPVHNAAVLASSAEEGTPLFCPAEDIALPSCSAEDATLPFCSAEDVALPSCSAVDVALPSCSGEVIALPSCSTEVVALPSSFAEDVALPPCSTEDVVPQLCCTPYVTPPSCSTEGIVPPSCSAESIVPPFGLAENLASLPGLTENLAPLYGLAEILKLPLGLAENVAPLSCLLEEVVPLSYHTDVTLSSSPAEEVALSSSSTVDVALLTCSSEDVALLTCSAEDVTLLSCSAEDVAQRTCSAEDIALPTCYTEDVVLLSCSAEDGTQSPSSAGDILPKGPGPPDGGRSALWEGGILSYNKEVTLDFTSHQPLHCTTICHMTTCT